The region GTCAAGATTGTGCTCTAACActaagtttttgttttctacttaGGGTAGTTTAGTTCCTCTGCAAATCcgacaaatatttgttgagttaTAAAAAAGATTCCGGAGCATACAAAGGTAAATAAGACAGGTgcttgtgcccccccccccaccccggaaCTCTGAGCTTAGAAATGTCAGCTCATTTGCGACTTAGGTGAAATTTCAAACCACAAAACTATTCAGTTAAATGTAATAGATACTTAAGACCAGGGCAAGTATTGAGACCCAAAGAAATCTGGCAATGTGCATTTGTATAATAGTAGTTAAATAAAACACTTAGCAGGATACTTTAAAGACTTTTCCTCAGTAATACCTGTGtgaaacattttttgttttcaaaagttaGTATCCTAGAAacacacccaggcacacacacacgtgggagGGGACGATACTTCTTGTCAATCACTGTTTGCAACTCCTCTGTCTACACCGACTAAAGCTGCTGTGGGTCCTCAAACTGAAATCGGGTGGAGGTGAGGTCCTCTATTCACTTAATAAATAACAGGAACCAAGAACCTGCCTACACTGTTTGAGCCAACGCAAGTGACTAAATATTCGTGGTACACAAAGAGGGAAAACCAGAGGTATGTTTATGCGTGTGGGAAAGCCACCCCTAACCAAGAGCAAATACAGTGAGCTCGGCTTTGTGTTCGTGTTGCTAGAAAGGTAGTGACCATCTTGGTGTCGCTTTCTTTGACACCAACCTTGTTCCAATTAACTGGCCCTTGTAAAGGGGTTTTGACTTAAGTCGGAGAAGAGGGCACCTATAGCCTGTGCTCGGGAAAACGCTCGCAATTCGAAGGTGTGGGTTCCGCTCTGCACGGCAGTGTGCGCCGGCAGCCGCCCCCATTGTCTGCCGTGGGGGCTGGGCGAAGCCCCGACTCTGGCTTTCGAGCCCAGCCCAGGAGGCTGCGGGAGAATGAGGTCGCGGGTGGGGAAGAGAGCTGTCACCAAAAGCCACCCCTAGATCCAAAAGCTCAGTCCTGAGGCGTCCGAAGAGGCGGCGGTCCCCGCGCCTGCGGCGACGGTCCGGGTTGCGAATCGCCGTCGTGTGGTTGCTACTGGCAACCGAGCCTCCGCCGAGCGCAGCCCGCAGCCGCCCAAGGAAGGTGGCGAGGGAAGCGGCTGCGGCGCCCACAGGACGGCCGCCCCCGCCAGCTCCTCGAGACCCTCCACCCCCATGAGCGCAGCTGTGCTCGGCCGGGAGCCGGAGGCCTCTGACTCGGAGGCGGCGGCGCAGCCCTGCAAGCCTCAAAATCCTGGCGCCTCAAAATCGTGTTGTGAAAGCAACGTGGCAGGCCGGACTCGAAGCCCGGCGGCCTGTGAAAGCCAGCGGATCGCCGAGCTCCGGCCCCGGTGTCCGCACCTACTAGTGGTGCCGCCTGCGGCCAAGCCCCGCCAGGCTCCGGGTGGCGCGAGGGTCGGCCTTTGTTCTCCACTCCGTGGCCGACTGTCGCCGTGGGGGTCTGAATGTCGACCCCCGTGGCGCTGCcacagggaagggagtgggagaaagGCTGCTGCACTTAGGGCTGTGACTCCCGATCGCGTCACCCCGGGCCGTAGGGTCGCCGCTTTCCCCGCAGGGCTGGGTCGCATTTCCCCTTCTCACGCCTCGGAGGTGTGAGGCAGGAGAGCGGGGAGGAGAAATGGCAGGGCCCACGACACCTTCCTACGAACGGAGAAATAAGATCTTCCGTGCTGGGCAGAGGACAGTGCTGGGTACAAAGGTCCGAGGGAAGGTGtcttcccccccaccccgcagGCCAGGCAAGGCCTTGCAGTGGCCAAAGAGGAAATCTGGAGGGAGGATTTGCATTGGCTAAAACGCAGGGAGacgtggattttatttttaagagcagAGCCACGTGGGCGAGCCAGTTGTGACGTTCCACACAGCGTGCTACACAAATGCCGAACTCCGTCACCAAATGGCGGTTCCTGCTGCGCTGACAGGGGATTGGCCAGCCCGCGTCGCCCGTGGCAGGCCACTTTCACTTCCCTGCGGTCACAGAAGCGCTGGCGCCTTCACGCCCCGGCGTCCCCGCGCTCCCTGGCCGCACGACCCACTTAGGGGAGGGGACCCCGTTGGGCGACCCTTCGCCCCGCACCACGCTGCCCTCCCATCCGGGCGCCCACCCGGGAGACTGGCGCGCTCCGAGACAGCgagctctcctcctccctcccggTCACCTGCGGGGACCTCGGCAGCTTCGCGTTTGCCGGGAGCTCAGCTTCCAACCATCCACCAAAACCCGAACTGCAAGCTGCAAGGACAGCTCCTTGGTGGAAGGGGAAAGGGCGCTGGGACAGAAGCGagcaaagaggaggaggacaaagaAGCGATTATCATGCAACCTCGGGTGAAGCCGCGTCCACGCGGGACTCGGCTCTGCGGCTCGGCCTCGCGCCTCGGTGACCGCGCGCTGCCGGGGATTGGACGGCCTCGGAGAAGGAGCCGTGTCCGGAGGCTGCAGCCCGGCAGTGGCGGCAGCCCGGCAGTGGCCGCCTCTCGCCCCCGGCCTCCGCTTCTGCAAGCCTGCAGAGTCCATCGGCCTCTGGGCCCGGTGGGGGCCTGACAACCTCGCTTTTAAATTTGGCGGGAGTGGCGTCCGCGGAGCCGAGGGCGGCGCGAGGCGAGCGGCGCACGCGCAAAATGGCCTCCCGGTTCCTCGCGGCCTGTGCTCGCGCGGGGAGAGGCGGAGCGCGCGACGCGGCGCGGCTCGGACCTGGAGCGCGTGCTGCTGCTCACGGGTAAAACTAAGAGGAGGACGAGGACGCTTTCTCCTAACCAGCTTCTGACCAGGAAGGCAGCTCTGCCGTCCAAGCGAGTCTACTTCCTCAGGTGTCCCGCTCCTTCCCACCCCGCACTGGAaactttcattattattattattattattaaacagGTGCGCCAACCAGAAATCACCCTGGTCACCGTCTTTATTTTCCCCAACTGTTGGCCTTTGTTGGAAATCTTCCCTGGTTTCTGGGTCGTTTAGACGGAAGATTCAATCTGCAGCACTCAATTTTTGACGCGTTCCCCTCTTATCGTGATCCAAAGCTTTCTAAATCACCTTGGGTTCTAGCTGATATGGGACAGACTTGGAGAGCTTCCAACCTACCTGAACCTTGAAATCATTTTGAAGTTGGGGTTTTATGACGGCCCAAAATTGATAGCaagcagggatttttttttttttttttgacatgtagGTGAACAAGGGAACACcaactttttttcttaaagttcttCTGATAATCTCCGGAAGTACTATTTTTATGGCGAGAGTCAGAGAAAAGATAATTCCACTCAAGTTTTTATTGAGTGCTTTACTATTCCTTCAAAGGGCTCAATGAGATTTCGGGATGAGTTTTCCACTTGAACATTTAAGAAAACCTGCAAGGTCCCTGGAACGATAAATGAATTCTGGCGTCGTCGTCTTGGTGAAGGCGGTTATAGTGAGGTTCTTCGTGTGACAAAGACCTCCAGAAATTACACACTAAGAAAAAGAGACTGATGCAAATAAAGGAAATCCGTTTaaggaaccaaaagaaaaaaaacgttTTAAAAATTAACTGCGGAAACAGGAAACACTAGACTGTGTAAACATTTTTCTGAGACTTTCATAATCAAAGCTGGtgatcttgagatttgcagggcGATTCTCTGGTTCAAGGATTCCGCGGGACCGTTTCTCAAGCCACGTTTACTGGCTGGAATGTGataacttgtttctcttccttgTCCCATTTGAATTCACGGGGTATTTTTTGGAGGAGGGCTGTTGTTTCAGGAGTCGGGATTTTTTTTTAGGTCGTTTTGGAAACAGCCACCTGTTGTACTGTTCATTTTATATAGGAAGAGACTTCCTTAAGGGATATATATATCTCAAGAGCTTTACATTAGAGTAGGCGGTCTGTGCTCCCATTCTTTTAGTTGTCTTAAAGGGATAtgcaatttttgagaaggtttttGTGTGGTGTTAGAAGATGTACTGATCTAACATGATGGAAGTGctgttattttaaatgtaatttgatTAAGAGCTTTTTTTGTTAGTTTCAATCTCTCATGGAAGCATCATCAGAACTTCTGTCATTTCTGGTGCGATGGGAGGAAAGGTGTACACAAAACCTTTAGAgtacaaagagaaaagcaaaacaacttcCTTCACCCCAGGATGCTGAGTTCTTGGTGCAGAGTGCTTCTGAATCCTATTGCATCTAAACGCTATGGAGTACATAAAAAGACCATATGCATCTTCATTTCTTGCTGATCTGTGCAAGTAGTGAGTAGCTCATGTGAGTATTTAAGTTCCTGTTATAggcttcagaagaaaaaaaaccttgtttTTGATAGGCCCACACAAACATTACAGTGTAATGAAAGATATCATTGGTAGTTTAATTTCAAACCTTGgggaaaataggaaaagatgaaggaaaggTCCCCGCAGTTTGCTCTTGTTGGGTTTTACTTCCCGAGAAACTACCCTCTGAACAGAGCCAATGGAAATGAAGCAATGTGCTTAACTAGGTAAGTCAACTGAAGGGCAACCCTTTTCTACTCTGCAATTAACGGCCGGCAATTTAGGAGGTAAAAAGTACTTGGAAAGTGTTATGCATGTGTAAAGCAAGATAGATCACTATTTACATAACAGCAGCAGggccccttttctctttctacctttaaGCTAAGTATCTGTGGGATCAATTTAGGCGTTTTCTGTAAACCACTTGGTTAACTTTGTATTCTAGCATTCTAGAATACACGGGATTAAAAGTCAAACTTTAAAATCAACTCTTCATGAATCGTGTACCCTAATTTGGTAAATTACAAAGTTAGGAGATTCAATAGATTTCACTTTCTTAAGGTGAGGGTTTTTAAAGTGTTAACTTGGCAAAGGTTTTAAACCTCAGTGGTAAGAGCAATAATGACTAGTCATTTAAGACACAAACCACGActcatctttctgttgttttattaaaAGACAATTTTTGACTGAAATATCTTTTAAGCTTAAGCAATTTTCAAATTGAGTAAGGGTAAAAAGCCTCTTCCCAGATACAATAAATGGAAGTGTTTTCAAGTATGGTGACACACTGCTGTGTAAGCCTTAAGTGCCTCTGACATTTTAACAAGCAGTTTCAGAAATAAGTCCATCATAGAGGGTGAGATGTCTTCTGTCCTCGATAATATCATGAAAACCTTGAGAAAAGCCTAGAAAAATGAGTTAAATTCACCAAAAATTGGCAAACATTGGTAACTTTTGCTTCAAAGGTTGTAAATAAACAGATACATCTTTCATTGGGCTTTCAAGCAATATACAACAAAGCATTTACTTAGCAACATCACTTGAAGACAATGTATTCTCCTTAGGCTTTAGCTCTTGTAATCTACTACAGGGTTCCCAAAACTTACGCACATTGTGCTTTTCATAGCATTTTTTCCATAAAAGATCATAGCTATTTTCTAAATGAATATCTTTTATTGaattttccaattaaaaatgaaatttaattttacatcTATAATTAGAAACAACACACACAATAGGACTGTACAAATTTaggtcaaaataaaaatatatgtattttgtgGCTTCATAAAACATCATTTACTGAATCTTTAAAGAAAGCAGAAGTAACAGCAATATATGTAAAAGTAATGACTTAATGGCTATAAGCAAGACAAAGCAATAGAATTGTGCTTCTTTCGCAGACTGGAGACAATGAAATGCTTAGCTACAATTTCCCACATAAACATGAAACAATATTCATATAGAATAAACATCCTCACTAACAACTGATAGATGATGAACACACACTAAGTTCgaccaaagcaaaacagaatcGGTAGggtcattcatattttaaattcaacaTGTTTgctctatttaaaaatatctgtagaAACTCATAAtaaattgcttctatttccagaCAATAAGAAAAGGCAGATTCCGTTAACTATGAAAACAACTCttaaatttgaaattattattatgcCACATACAATAAAATCATTGCAGATAAAATGCTTTCCTTCAGCAATTAGCTTGTTgacttaaaaatctattttagaatTCCAGTGATAATAGTATTTAAAAACACAATTCTATTTAACCAATGGAAAATTAAAACACTATTTCCATTTGCCTtggttaaaatttttctttactgtaACATTAATTTTGAAAGTATTATTGGAGAAAAGCCAGAACTATGATGATCTGCCATTTGCTTCTAAGTGGAAAAGGATTTGAAACTAGTCATCAGCATTAAAACAAATTCTGTGCTGGTGATAAGTAAGTCTCAACACAGGGTGCACTATGGGTAACTGCAAAGGTCGAACCAGTTTGGAGAATTTTGACAGCTGTTTTTGAGTGCATGAAACAcaatatttttatagtatttataaatatatcataCAATACTGTTTCCTGTTATGTCATATACCAATATGGCATTGTACAACAAGCATAATGCCATCTGATTCTTACAAAAGCGAATCATTTAAACAAGTCAGTAAAATAAACGGTAGTACCCGCTTTTTAGGCATACAGATTGTAAAACTGAAGTTTCCTTTGATCATTTGCGTAGCAACAGAGAAGTAAAAATCAAACAGGAATTAAAATGGCTAAATATGCAAGAAATTGTTATTCACAGTGACATGGCTACATAGAATGCATTATTCTATGCTTATTCTTTCCATTTGTTGAATTTCAAGATAAAAAGCACTTGTTTTCTACAGGTTCACAAAACAGCATAATAACAAGAACAATCAAAGAGAATGTAATGTAGGCATTAGTTGGGATTAACAAACTATGGCCCAATGTTTCTACCCACTGCAGAACATTTCCAAATCCGAACAATGGCACAGACACCATTCCACATCTTTCCTAACACAGAAAATCTTGCCTGCCTTCTCAAAACCCAATTCTTTACAAAAAGAATCTTTCTTTTCAATTAACATCCATATGATGATGTATCACATCAAGTCCATCTCTTATGGCCAAATTTAATGTCactacaaaagaaagcaaactggacAATAGTCACATGTATTAGCATCTATAAAGCTGTAATGGATGAAGGTATCTAAATCAGGGGctgaaaaatcttttctttaacAGTCTCAGGATTCAACCGGATGAAGTTGCTGATGACCCATTTATTGATGATTTTCGAGGTCTACTGGCAAAGGAAGATTGGTGATTACCACTGGGGCTGTTGCTGGTTCCATTCATGGTACTGGAAATGTGAGGGAACTGTGGGTGAGGAGACTGCACTGGAGTACTGGGGCTGGGCAAACAGGAAGAGGTGGAGGGAATACCTCCGGCTGGGCTGCTAGCCTTGTCACTCCCAGAGTCACTTTCCAGCTCTCCAGCATTGGTCAGTCCATCTCGCTGGTGacccattttcattcttttacaagtTGGTCGAACTCTGTATTTCAAAGGAAGTGGGCCATTCTACaaagttaaaaggaaaaagaattatcACTCTCAATTCTTTACATGAATTTGGCCAACATGAGCTAAGGGTAGAGAGCTACTTACTCTTCTCCAGGTATAAATATAGGCAATGTCCATTAGTGTATAGTAATCCTTTAAAGGTTCCTCTTCATACATGACATCAATCTATTGAAGTATATTTCAGGTATTCAGTGACAAAAAGACAAACACTAAATAtaatccaaaatatttttaaaagcatctttaCCAGCTATTTTAAGAGATATCTTAAACTTTGCCACCAAACTTAAggtttctttgtattgctttttaaGGTGCAgaaccaacaaataaaaaatgtaagaaTCTACATGAAATGCATGAGGTGGGTACCTGGAAAGTGTTAGGTATGTCCATTTTACTCCTGAGAAACTTCCTCAAGTGCATCACAGTCATTGCTGCTGGGCATCGTAAGTATCTTTTATCATTCACCTATAAGCacatttacaaaaataattttctcccaATTCCTAACCTTCAGGTAAAAACAAAGTTTGAATTGCCTAAATATGATAAAAGGTACTAATATCCACAACAAAATGCAACTCTCAACTAGATATAATTGGAATTTACTATTAAAAGTACTAAATCAACAAATTTCCAACACTATTTGGCCATTTAATACCATCACATGACTCCAGAGTATTGTAAAGGACAACATAATGGAGAACCAAAGGCCCACGTGTTTTTGTAATGTGGACATACCTCCTCCTTAGACTTCTCTTTGTTTACCTTCCGATCTGACCTAAGAGACAGACAATGATTGGTGAGACAAAGTATCTAATAACTGCATTACCATGGAACACATTTCCTGGAGAACTTACCTGTTCTGATCAAAGAACTCGATGGACAAGCTGATTATCTCATCATCAGTTATAATTCGCTTATCCTCATCTGCAACTTCTCCTCTGTCTTCATTAGAGCCATTGGAAGCTATaaagacatattgaaatttgatttttaaaaaactgagtatttgtatataagaggaTAGAAGGGTTAATTTTGAGTAGAcacaataaattattaataaaatttcctccccaaataaaatatcttttgtcCCACCAAAGTTTACCATCAGCTGAAGGATGAGCTGCATAAAAatcccttcttctcttcatttcATCTGAAAGGCGTGGGAAGGGGAAATATAGAAATTTGGTACAACAGGTAAAACCaacgttttttaaaaatttatttaatcaaGTTACTCACTTTTGAAAAGCCCTGGAACTAGTTTGTATACAATATCTTGAAGAGTTTTATCTGACCTGAAAAAGAGTAAGAATCAATTAATATGGCAAAACTAGAAATGTTCTTAACCTTTTGGTAATTTTTTGTGTTGTGGTTATTTTACTGATTGTGATACAGTGCAAAAGAACAGCGGTAAGGAAACAGTGAGGGCGCTGTAGTAGTTCTTCACACCCACTGAATCAAAGGAAGCTGCCTGTCTGTCGTGTAACTAAGAACACAGGAATACGGGAACATTGGAAAATTATTCTTGTCCATCATTAAATCAATAAGGCAATGCACAAAACAGGGAAACTAGTTTTAAAGGGCAGAAAAGACACCTTAGAACACTGGAATAATACTGAGCTTTGTCTAGCCATAGTCTTCATTAAGATGGCAAGAAATTAAAGTCctatcccccagaaagaacacaTATCAGATTAAGACTAAAGAATAAATTTCCTTCAAAGCAAAAACAGGGATGCCTTCCCTGCTTGTGAATTATGCAATTCCA is a window of Chionomys nivalis chromosome 13, mChiNiv1.1, whole genome shotgun sequence DNA encoding:
- the Bmi1 gene encoding polycomb complex protein BMI-1 isoform X1 — translated: MHRTTRIKITELNPHLMCVLCGGYFIDATTIIECLHSFCKTCIVRYLETSKYCPICDVQVHKTRPLLNIRSDKTLQDIVYKLVPGLFKNEMKRRRDFYAAHPSADASNGSNEDRGEVADEDKRIITDDEIISLSIEFFDQNRSDRKVNKEKSKEEVNDKRYLRCPAAMTVMHLRKFLRSKMDIPNTFQIDVMYEEEPLKDYYTLMDIAYIYTWRRNGPLPLKYRVRPTCKRMKMGHQRDGLTNAGELESDSGSDKASSPAGGIPSTSSCLPSPSTPVQSPHPQFPHISSTMNGTSNSPSGNHQSSFASRPRKSSINGSSATSSG
- the Bmi1 gene encoding polycomb complex protein BMI-1 isoform X2, translating into MHRTTRIKITELNPHLMCVLCGGYFIDATTIIECLHSFCKTCIVRYLETSKYCPICDVQVHKTRPLLNIRSDKTLQDIVYKLVPGLFKNEMKRRRDFYAAHPSADASNGSNEDRGEVADEDKRIITDDEIISLSIEFFDQNRSDRKVNKEKSKEEVNDKRYLRCPAAMTVMHLRKFLRSKMDIPNTFQIDVMYEEEPLKDYYTLMDIAYIYTWRRNGPLPLKYRVRPTCKRMKMGHQRDGLTNAGELESDSGSDKASSPAGVP